A genomic segment from Phragmites australis chromosome 6, lpPhrAust1.1, whole genome shotgun sequence encodes:
- the LOC133920540 gene encoding uncharacterized protein LOC133920540: MLREAAEVTVTGPSTTKSRKRCAQSSSGASSESQRRRKPQLKRGVRLTGRRGGAASPCLSRRRRMSESSWNRHYRFADVETWSTSAASARKLVSALWQLNKGGAFEEEGEIGWDAAAARRTSDHWRSASVEFSKMSRRKSKALKDDGERSWRNGHGHGQWFSDVVSNGGTVEVHPCPQGLSSPCPGDRMAQLQGIYNSLAASNELVRVLANVLGPAGGLNPTAASLLSALRSELDVARGRAGQLVRQHKRHGDESSTEHLRRQLLEEVRVWKSRHKEKAAAYARLVASELDGERRSRRRAERASKKLGEALAEAESSLRMATRELERERASRERLEKVCDELASGGFGGAAEEELRREAESAREEMERERKMLQLADELREERVRMKLAEARLQFEEKNAVVDRLRQELEAFLDSNKDRQESPPEEHHRVVDGDHLLQLVLASESGVQGIDRLAVDKNGQEGEGEGEDGGECGEVDDSEGSDIELNMDGNSWSYMTTSRETTAKNAVPMHGSPSDRGTECGASDRRSEGMGEALEQDWDEGCSNDRTTTKDLDEDAERYEAIKNLREQMLAGHGFVFLSQGGADADGDRHRHDLISQIEEGGLW, from the exons ATGCTGAGGGAAGCCGCTGAGGTAACCGTGACTGGACCTTCGACCACCAAGTCCCGTAAGCGGTGCGCGCAGTCGTCGTCGGGCGCGTCGTCGGAATCCCAAAGGAGGAGGAAGCCGCAGCTGAAGCGAGGCGTGCGGCTGACCGGCCGGAGGGGAGGAGCCGCGTCGCCGTGCttgagcaggaggaggaggatgtcgGAGTCGTCCTGGAACCGGCATTACCGGTTCGCCGACGTCGAGACGTGGTCAACGTCGGCGGCGTCGGCCCGGAAGCTCGTCAGCGCTCTCTGGCAGCTCAACAAGGGGGGTGCgttcgaggaggagggggagatcGGGTGGGACGCGGCGGCCGCCCGCCGGACCTCGGATCACTGGCGTAGCGCGTCCGTGGAG TTCTCCAAGATGTCGAGACGGAAGAGCAAGGCTTTGAAGGACGATGGAGAGAGGAGCTGGCGCAATGGCCATGGTCATGGCCAGTGGTTCTCAGATGTCGTTAGCAATGGCGGCACGGTGGAG GTGCATCCATGCCCTCAGGGCCTCAGTTCACCGTGTCCAGGTGACAGAATGGCGCAGTTGCAGGGTATTTACAACAGCCTGGCCGCGTCCAACGAGCTCGTTAGAGTCTTGGCCAATGTCTTGGGACCCGCCGGTGGCCTGAACCCGACGGCGGCGTCCCTCCTCTCCGCGCTGCGTTCGGAGCTCGACGTCGCGCGCGGCCGCGCGGGCCAGCTCGTCAGGCAGCACAAACGCCACGGCGACGAGTCGTCGACGGAGCACCTGCGGAGGCAGCTCTTGGAGGAGGTACGGGTGTGGAAGAGCAGGCACAAGGAGAAGGCGGCGGCCTACGCTCGGCTTGTGGCCTCGGAGCtggacggcgagcggcggtcgcggcggcgggccgagaGGGCGAGCAAGAAGCTCGGGGAGGCGCTGGCCGAGGCCGAGAGCTCGTTGCGGATGGCGACGAGGGAGCTGGAGCGGGAGAGGGCGTCGAGGGAGAGGCTGGAGAAGGTGTGCGACGAGCTCGCCAGCGGCGGTTTCGGCGGCGCTGCGGAGGAGGAGCTGAGGCGGGAGGCCGAGAGCGCGCGGGAGGAGATGGAAAGGGAGAGGAAGATGCTGCAGCTCGCCGACGAGCTGCGCGAGGAGCGGGTTCGGATGAAGCTGGCGGAGGCGAGGCTCCAGTTCGAGGAGAAGAACGCCGTCGTCGACCGGCTGCGCCAAGAACTCGAGGCCTTCTTGGATAGCAACAAGGATCGTCAAGAATCGCCTCCTGAGGAACACCACCGTGTTGTCGACGGCGATCATCTCCTGCAACTGGTTCTTGCATCGGAATCAGGTGTCCAAGGCATTGATCGTCTGGCCGTAGACAAGAACGGACAAGAaggcgaaggcgaaggcgaAGACGGCGGCGAATGCGGTGAAGTTGATGATTCAGAAGGCAGCGACATCGAGCTGAACATGGACGGCAACAGCTGGAGCTACATGACCACCTCCAGGGAGACGACGGCCAAGAACGCAGTACCAATGCACGGCTCACCATCGGACAGAGGGACAGAGTGCGGCGCCAGCGACCGAAGATCCGAAGGAATGGGAGAGGCACTGGAACAGGATTGGGACGAAGGGTGCAGCAACGACAGGACAACCACCAAGGACCTGGACGAGGACGCGGAGAGGTACGAGGCAATCAAGAACCTCAGGGAGCAGATGCTGGCCGGCCATGGTTTTGTCTTCCTGTCGCAAGGGGGCGCAGACGCTGACGGAGATCGCCATCGGCATGATCTGATATCTCAAATTGAAGAGGGTGGCCTCTGGTGA